The following proteins are encoded in a genomic region of Bernardetia sp. MNP-M8:
- a CDS encoding ISAs1 family transposase encodes MQDSINFLFSDKDFRQPWKVLHKLCDILFIALCALISNGKDFEDMESLGKECFEWLLQFIELPNGIPSHDTFNRVFQLLEPSVLIEILKNDGFDFIDSLVGTPISIDGKKVKGYSPKSKGNEGLYIVSAWVNEHKLCVGQTKVAEKSNEKTSIPILLNSIDITGSTITIDAMGTQENIAHQIIDKGGDYILAL; translated from the coding sequence ATGCAAGACTCTATTAATTTTTTGTTTTCTGATAAAGATTTCAGACAACCTTGGAAAGTTCTACATAAACTTTGTGATATACTTTTTATAGCTCTTTGCGCCTTGATATCTAATGGTAAAGACTTCGAAGATATGGAATCTTTGGGAAAAGAATGCTTTGAATGGCTCTTACAATTTATAGAACTTCCTAACGGTATTCCTTCTCACGATACTTTCAACAGGGTTTTTCAACTTTTAGAACCCTCTGTTTTGATAGAAATTTTAAAAAATGATGGTTTTGATTTTATTGATAGTTTGGTAGGTACACCTATCAGTATTGATGGTAAAAAAGTAAAAGGCTATTCGCCTAAAAGTAAAGGTAATGAGGGACTTTATATTGTTAGTGCTTGGGTAAATGAACATAAATTATGTGTAGGTCAGACCAAAGTAGCAGAAAAAAGTAATGAAAAGACCTCTATACCTATTCTACTTAACTCAATAGATATAACGGGTAGTACGATTACTATAGATGCTATGGGAACACAAGAAAATATAGCGCATCAGATAATAGATAAAGGAGGAGATTATATTTTAGCCTTGTAA
- a CDS encoding DNA-3-methyladenine glycosylase 2 family protein, translated as MLQKAKYHLSKDPLFVPILENIEINTFKDFENETVKSEVNVMTALIKSIVSQQLSVKAANTIYKRFLDLFDGVSPNATILLETDAEILKSVGLSKQKMTYIREVALFSQNNDISIELINQKNNEEVIKYLTQIKGVGRWTVEMLLMFTLWRPDVFPVADLGIQQAMQKLLKTDEKGKELIKLMHLHSEKWKPYRTFAAMYLWKWKDSANL; from the coding sequence ATGCTTCAAAAAGCTAAATATCATTTGTCTAAAGATCCTTTATTTGTTCCTATATTAGAGAACATAGAAATTAATACATTTAAAGACTTTGAGAATGAAACTGTCAAAAGTGAAGTAAATGTTATGACTGCTCTTATAAAATCTATTGTTTCTCAACAACTTTCTGTAAAAGCTGCAAACACCATATATAAACGTTTTCTAGATTTATTTGATGGAGTCTCACCAAATGCAACTATTTTATTAGAAACTGATGCCGAAATTCTAAAGTCAGTAGGATTATCGAAACAGAAAATGACTTATATAAGAGAGGTAGCTTTATTTTCTCAGAATAACGACATATCTATAGAACTTATCAATCAAAAGAACAATGAAGAAGTAATAAAGTACCTCACACAAATAAAAGGAGTAGGAAGATGGACAGTTGAAATGTTATTAATGTTTACTTTATGGCGTCCAGATGTTTTTCCTGTAGCAGATTTAGGAATCCAACAAGCGATGCAAAAACTTCTAAAAACAGATGAAAAAGGAAAAGAGTTAATAAAGTTAATGCATTTACATTCTGAAAAATGGAAACCATATCGAACTTTTGCAGCAATGTATCTATGGAAATGGAAAGATAGTGCTAATTTGTAA
- a CDS encoding Glu/Leu/Phe/Val dehydrogenase: MTDKDREHLEQGAKFYKDVVGSLNNAAALTKHPKGLLEQIIVPNSVYEMSFPLHLDNGDYQVIKAWRVQHSHHKLPVKGGIRFAEAVNADEVKALATLMSFKCALVNVPFGGAKGGVKINPKKYTARQLETITRRYTTELVKKEMIGPSIDVPAPDYGTGAREMAWIADTYALLRPGINALGCVTGKPLSMHGIRGRTEATGLGVIYGIREAMSIAEDMKDLGLEPGLAGKTVIVQGFGNVGYHAALYAQQEGAIVVGIAEYEGGVYNKDGFDVEDLFRHRKETGSLMGYPKAQEVKPSNQLMEFECDILIPAALENQITEENAPRIKAKVIGEGANGPITREAEAILLAKGKMILPDFYLNAGGVTVSYLEWLKNLSRVSFGKITKRYDQMENTRIVQAIEAATGKGVGDDLRKMIMRGADERDLVNSALEETMITSYHQVRETFKTYKDVKSLRNAAFITSIDKIAIAYMESGIFP; this comes from the coding sequence ATGACAGATAAAGATAGAGAACATTTAGAACAAGGCGCAAAATTCTATAAGGATGTTGTTGGCTCTCTAAATAACGCTGCAGCACTAACAAAGCACCCAAAAGGATTGCTTGAACAAATTATTGTTCCAAATAGTGTATATGAAATGAGTTTTCCACTTCATTTAGATAATGGAGACTATCAAGTAATTAAGGCTTGGAGAGTTCAGCATTCTCATCACAAACTTCCTGTAAAAGGAGGTATTCGTTTTGCTGAAGCTGTAAACGCAGATGAAGTAAAAGCACTGGCAACACTTATGTCTTTTAAGTGTGCACTCGTAAATGTTCCTTTTGGTGGAGCTAAAGGAGGAGTAAAAATCAATCCTAAAAAATATACTGCTCGCCAATTAGAAACAATTACACGCCGTTATACAACAGAGCTTGTAAAAAAAGAAATGATAGGGCCTTCTATTGACGTTCCTGCACCAGATTACGGAACAGGAGCAAGAGAAATGGCTTGGATTGCAGATACGTATGCACTTCTTCGCCCAGGGATTAATGCCCTTGGTTGTGTAACAGGTAAGCCTCTTTCTATGCACGGAATCCGTGGGCGTACTGAAGCAACAGGTTTAGGAGTAATTTATGGTATTCGTGAAGCAATGAGTATTGCTGAGGATATGAAGGATTTAGGTTTAGAACCTGGATTAGCAGGAAAAACAGTTATCGTACAAGGTTTTGGTAATGTTGGTTATCATGCAGCACTTTATGCACAACAAGAAGGTGCAATCGTAGTCGGAATTGCTGAGTACGAAGGTGGAGTATATAACAAAGATGGTTTTGATGTGGAAGATTTGTTCCGTCATCGTAAAGAAACAGGTTCTCTTATGGGTTACCCAAAAGCACAAGAAGTCAAACCAAGTAATCAACTTATGGAGTTTGAATGTGATATTTTGATTCCTGCTGCATTAGAAAACCAAATCACAGAAGAAAATGCACCAAGAATAAAAGCAAAGGTAATTGGAGAAGGTGCAAATGGTCCTATTACTAGAGAAGCAGAAGCAATTTTATTAGCTAAAGGCAAAATGATTTTGCCTGATTTTTACTTAAATGCTGGTGGTGTTACTGTTTCTTATTTGGAATGGCTAAAAAATCTTTCTCGTGTTTCTTTTGGTAAAATAACTAAACGTTATGACCAAATGGAAAATACTCGTATTGTTCAAGCGATTGAAGCTGCGACAGGAAAAGGAGTTGGTGATGATCTTCGTAAAATGATTATGCGTGGTGCTGATGAGCGTGATTTAGTAAACTCTGCATTAGAGGAAACTATGATTACTTCATACCATCAAGTAAGAGAAACTTTCAAAACCTATAAAGATGTAAAGAGTTTGCGTAACGCAGCCTTTATTACTTCGATTGATAAAATTGCAATTGCTTATATGGAATCAGGAATTTTTCCTTGA